Below is a window of Clostridiales bacterium DNA.
AATGTCACAGGCCAAAGTTTGATAGGGGGCGGAAATGAAAGGTCTTAAAGCATTGATCAAAAGAAACATCAAATGTTATTTACGGGAAAAGTCTAATATTTTTTATTCGCTTTTGACAATCATTATTACTATTGGATTATATATCTTATTTATATCCAAACTTTATACCGAAGATGCCCGAAGAGATTTAGAGCCGCTAGGCGTTACCAATTTTCAATGGCTTTCTGACAGCGTTATGCTTTCGGGACTAATCCCAATATTGAGCATAACGGTATCTTTGGTCGTTTTGGGTATAATAATTACCGATCAAGAAACCAAAATCACTATGGATTTTATGGTAGCCCCTATCAATAGAAGCGTTTGGATGCTTAGTTATATTATTAGCTCAATAATTATATGCGCTGTCGCTTCTTTTGGTATGGTGATATTGACCGATATTTATTTGTTTATCATATCGGGTTACGCCCTTAGCTTTTTGCAATTATTAAAAATCTTTGGCATTATTATTTTAAGTTTAATTTTTGGCAATATGTTTATGCTGTTTATAATC
It encodes the following:
- a CDS encoding ABC transporter permease, with translation MKGLKALIKRNIKCYLREKSNIFYSLLTIIITIGLYILFISKLYTEDARRDLEPLGVTNFQWLSDSVMLSGLIPILSITVSLVVLGIIITDQETKITMDFMVAPINRSVWMLSYIISSIIICAVASFGMVILTDIYLFIISGYALSFLQLLKIFGIIILSLIFGNMFMLFIISFVKTSNALGGLGAVVGTLQGFISGCYMPFGLFPKGVYYTLYSFPFAQMSSLIRRVYLENVQTVMKLNAESLPYMEAWKNLFGVNLIYENWTMPVWLMIVNILVFTLIFGFISAYRFTKMKNK